From the genome of Mastacembelus armatus chromosome 21, fMasArm1.2, whole genome shotgun sequence:
TCCACTGATAAAGCTGTCGGTGTTTCTGTTTGGTCcctttgtcttctctgtgaAAGGATTCTCTGTTGGCCTTTgctttcacattaaaaagtgTTATTTTTGTGAGATATCAAATGCCATTCAATTTAGATATCATATATGCAAATTTGATTTGGACCACTCTGAATTTTATAAATACTAGCTTGCAAGGCAGTACAATGGTTAATGCCAACATGCCATTCTGCTGATAATGATCACCCAAAACTGTTTTTAGCCAATATTGCGCAGTAAATATGTAAACACTGTCCTGTAAGACAGTCTAACCCAcctgttctcctcctccacatTACATGTTACAAGATCTTCAAGCCAATACCTTTATTTTAGCAGGGTGGATATGGTATCAGGCACTACTCTTTTCTTCATCTGCCATCTCTTCTTCACTTCATCCTGTTTCCCTTGATTCTACTTGACAAAATGCAAGGCCTCAGCTGCCACCACAGAGCCTTTGCTGCTGTCGAGGCTAGTGACCAGCTTAAAGCCTGATCTTAAAGCTAACATCACTGTCTCTAGTTTAAGACAGTCAAGCGTGCACAAGAATGTGCTGTCCTCCTTCAGAACAAGCCGTGACCCGGGCTCCGACTTGATGAAGTGCCGGAACTGGATCACATTGGACGACACCACAAATTCTTCTGGAAACCCATCCAGACGGCTCTTGGAGATCTGGACCAGCCGCCCTTTGACCTTTTCGATGAAAGCAGGGTCACTGCAGTACACCTTGAGGCCCTGTGACCTCTCATGGCTATCCGTCACCTCCAAAAAGGCGGGTTCTCTCTGCGCTGCTCTCTGACTTTCCCACTCAACGACAGCCTCCACCAGTTCACTCAAACGGTAAAAATCGGCCTCCCGTCGCAGGAGCCCCGCCTCCCGGAAATCGTCAGGTAGCTGGAGCTCACCGGTTCGCAGATAGTTGAGCACATGGCGAAAAACTGGACCATCTCTATCGATGAACGGATTGCCCATGGAGTCGGTATGCTGAACTGGCTTCTTACCGTTGGCCAACTCTTCTAGAAGAGACCCTTGGTGCTTGGCAAGGGTGGTCCGGTGGGCGGTGTACAGGAAACCCCCTACGTTGAGTGTTATGGTGCCTGAAGAAGGCTTCTTGAAGCTCTTGCTGGGCTGCAGCAGGTCCGGGTTGATATGCCTCAGTTCACTTTCCATCCTTCTGAGGTTCCATTCCATTCTCCAGTTGCCCTCTCCAGCCTCCACCCAGCCTCCTCAGAGCTGGTTCGTCTGTGAACGTGTGCAGTACAAATCGAGtcgtttctttctctcttttggaTCTGGGTGAGTCTATGGTGCTGCTGAGAAAACGAAAAGGTGTTGTCAGCTGTCGTATAGTGAGAGTGAATGTGTTGGAGAGTGTGTGGTGGTGGATGGGTGAGCGCTGTCTGGCAGAGGCACTACAGTGAACTGGGAGCAGAAAACAGACTGACTCTCTGCACTGCTCAGTGTCCATCCCCTCTCTCtcgcgctctctctctctctctttaggAGTGGGTGGGCAGAGCGTCACAttcagggaggagagagaaggaataTGTGAGCAAACACCAGAGTACGGACTCCAGGACCTGTTTCTTGCTCTCTTTCCCTAATTATCTCAGATAAAAAAGGCACAGAGCTGAGCCCCAGCaattagcacacacacatacaccctcCTGTCACCAGATGGagagggggggtgggggtgcgGTTGCATCCATAATTTTTGTGGCGTGAAACTGTCTCAGCTTGTGCGAGTCTGAACATGAAACTCCTTTTGCAGCCAAATCCATCTGTTTACAACACAGCACTTCATGTAAACTGGAATATGTCTGAAAAGGAGTCAGTTGAAATGGCATGCTCTTTGTGGTTCGTCTCTGGTTATGATAGACAGAGGTAGGCTGTTTGTCTTACTTATGTAAATGAAGGCAACAGGGAGTGaatttatgtaaatattgtttttgcaaGACAGGAAGCAGTCCTCTGTCTTAACCAATATTGCATGTGCATTGATTGAGCTGTCTTTAGGGGCCTGTTGCAGAAATGGATCAATGCTCGTCTGGTGATAAACAGTTTTTGAATTGGCCAGTGCTTGGGCCTGCAGCTCTCTCAGGAAACTGCAATAGATTTGAAATGTGGTACAGAGCACCGTGTGTCTGTATTTCATGTAACTGTTTCTCCCCCAGCGCAACTGTAGGTGTGTAACAATCCTACATCAGATCAAATATAAGGAATACACCGGGGGGTGTAACTTACGTACATTACCGTGTAAAGGTTTCAAGATTCATTCTGTAGTGTGATGAGCCTAAACAATCCGGCAGAGTCTTACAGGACTATCTTCAGAAACGAGAAGAATCAGGAACCTGGCAGCAGACGGTATGGCctccacagagccctgatctcaacaAGTCAATCTGGGATTACGTAAACGGACAGTATTtgactgcaaaataaaagaatgatTATTCTTTAAAGTTGGTGACTGAATGGCTAATTATACAGAATAACATGAAGCATAATCTGTCATTTTTGTTAGATTTGAAGTAGCCAATAGCAGATCTGTACTTTTGGAGTGTGAGTGTTTGGTCCTTAGAGAGAGTGTAGATAAAAATCAGTGTGTACTTAGTACACTACCACATGGTGCATtaatgttttggggttttttttcacCTATTATGAATTTTAAAGGCTCATATCTTCCCatcagtgttttcctgcagaccttcatgttttttatgttgtatgTTGCCAGCTTTATTCTGCCAGATTTTGCCTGGTGTTTCTTAGCATTTTATTCGCGAAGTACAAAATTGCAGAAAGCAAGCTCCAGTTAAACCTTTGTATTAATTCCTTTGTATTAACTTATTTCTTACACGTGAATACACACGCATAATTGTTTATACTTGATAGTGACCCCGACAATTCTGCTTCAGCAATATTTAAGTGAATATAGTTTAACTATTTGTTTGTATACCAAGGAGGCAATATCAGTCAATTTGTATGATTTATCAGCAGTTTTAGTTCACACTTGAGGCCACTTCTCCAGACATCATTCATATTCACTGCAGGTTTGGAAATGATGGTGCTGTCACATGTATGATTTGTTAACATGTAGCTAGAATTTTTTAGCgcttaattaattttaataaataactTTTATGGTTAAATTGCAATTAGTCAGAAATATGCTCCTTGTCTTTCATTTAAGTTCAAAATATTCACTACTAGTgaaactgcttttctttgtctgtttatcTGGGAGAAGATCCCAGTGACAGCGCTCTGGGTCTCTGCATTTGATTTTCTAATCATAAGTGACTGGTGATATCATGATCAACAACACTCAATTGGAATTGCAAACGAGGGCAAGATGCAGCAGAAAGGATTGTGGGAGGTTTGACCTGCTTTCTGCCTCCTGTGCATTAAAACTGGCTCATCAAGGACAATGGGTTATCTTCAAAGCCAGTGAGAATCTGTTCGTCACAGCTGTTGTGTCCCTTTACCAAGCTAACGGCTAGGACATTTGAATTAAATTTCCTAAAATGCTGCAAGCAAGGACTCTCCTTCCCTGTTAAAGGTGGTGAATTATTCATAGAGCTGCTCTAAGAGCTTGTGGTGAAACATGGAGTCACTGACTGCTGTGAAGCTGGCATGGCAACCACTTAAAATAGGGTCTTGTATGAGCTCAGAGCTGTCAGTCTTATGCTTTATTCCTTTGGGTATATCTAGTGTAtatagtgtgtgtctgtcagtcaggAGCAATGTTAATCTAACCTCAAAAGTCACTGTGTCAGGTAAAAGACTTGAAAACAATCACCTGTCCAAGGTAGGTAAAGAATGAACAGCCGAATTTAAAccaatacattttatataattGCTTTAATTCTTTGGACTAAAGTTAAATTGCATATCTGCAATTTAAAAGAAATTGTTATATAATAGAGCTGTTGACATTTGCCCCCTCTGACAGAAAATTACaaactcatattttatttcctgtggGTTTCTTACTGATATTCTTTTAATAAGTACAGAATGAGTCCacataggctccagcagatccctgtgactctaaagAGGAATGggcgggtatagatgatggatggatgaagacacatactgtattttcatgTCATACTTTGTGAATTTGACTAAAGATGTTTTCATACTACcaacaaacaacataaatacCTATGAATCACTAATGAAGTTGCCTCaaatataacataaaaaatacagaaatattattTGAAACATAATTGGATAAAAAGATAACACTTTGATGGCACAAGCCCGAACATGAAGAAGATCAAGAGTTTTATCATAAGTATTATATTGGCTGTAACACTGTTTTAGCCTAACCTTAGAAAGATGAATCATTTACATAAATGTTGTATTAAAATATACTTCAAACAGCAAATGAGTTTTTAAGGATGTGAAAAGGATGCAGACTGGTAAAATCTACTAGTAATTAAGTTGTTCGCCAgttttcactttactttgaagCCTGTTTGTTGCATATGAATGGTGCTGATACATGGCAAAATCAAAACGAGTGGGCTCAATACAGTTAGACGTCGGAAAATCACTTCAAAGTTAATGAATGAAGTCATTAAATTTCCTTAATGAAGCACCCTCTGGGCTCGGTAGAGATGAGCTCTAAtggaaaattatattttgagaCTCACTCAAtgactccccccccccctttggCTTCCTTGTTGTCATGATGTATAGACAATATCACAACCCTGTGTGCACCTGATTTTACTCACGTCATGGGGACTTCATCTGCTCCCCACCGTGAATATGAATTAATTGTGTGGTGATGACGTGGTTTACAGGTTAGGTGGTTATGGTTCAAGTTAGGGTGAGTCTTCGGGAAATGAATGCCCATCAATGTAAAGTTCCCATGAGGAATTAATACTAGTGGGTatatgaaagaagaaagaaaagactaaAAGGTGTCAGCTTATGTACAACAGCATAATTTAGTCTGTTAATTAGATTTCTCTAACCTTGCATGCATACAGGTGTTGTTTCATCATGTGGAGTAATTCTGAAACTGTGCGTACATGCACAAACGTGGTTTTCCTTTGTTGGAGCATTAgcctgcagctgtttctcttGACTTTCTTGATAGCAGCCAAAAATCTTTTAAGATATTCAATCTGGGTTTGACATTACTGATGTACGGTTTTAGCAATTTCTTGGCAGTGTGCAACAGAATGAAGGTGCAGGTGAAGCTAACCCAGTTGTTTATGCATTTTGTTCATTACTGTACACTATTCTATATCAGAGTGTACTCAAGGTGGAAAATAATGTGTGTACAGATCTTTTCTTGACTATAGTCCCATTTCATCCCAAAGGATTTACAAATTGTTGTTGAGTGCAAAAGCCACCTTAAACATCGACACTGTAACCATGAGGTCACCAGGCCTCAGTCAGATCTCAATCAAGATCAGAGGCAGGAAGGTGGTGTTTCAGAGAAGCAATGAATAGCCTGAAGCAGAGTAACAGAAGCAGCTTATGCAATGGGTCAAATAGTCttgtcagaagaaaaaaatccttttgtAGACACTGAATGCAGCTTAAGGCTATGTAAAccttgaaaagagaaaagaaaggtaCTACCAGGGAGCCGCAGTTAGTCATCCCAATTGCTTGCTGATAAGGGTTTtagtgtatttgtatttattgttttaatttaagcCCTTTGTGCTTGTGCCTTGAAACCCAGGTGAGGAGGGACAATTCATCCAAAGACAGTGATGATGGCTTGAGACCTGGTGGGTGGcaagctgtttgttgtttaacaTTAGGAGGGTTGGAGCTTGGAGGAAAGGGCCTCAGAGCAGATGGAGGTAAGAGATGAGAGTGAGGGGGTGGACGAGTGACCTTCTCACCCTCGCATCTGTCTCTCTAGCAGCTTCACTCGGCcagttttcatttctcttaAAAAGAGTTGAAGATCTTACCTTTTGAAGATCTACATACTCATGTTGGTTTTCAGAATTTCCTGTTTTAAACCACCAATTAATATATAGTCCTGATCACCTGTTATTGGAAGGAGAATGAGTATAATTCTCAAATATTGACAGCAATGCAGTTAATTTTACTGATTTTCTAAACAGCAAAACTACTATAGTTTATAAAAGCATTTCACAATAGTGTACAAATATAATGCAATAAACGTACAGGACAGAAAAGCAGAATTTGTGTGGCCTCTTCAGTTATGTGAAGGGCTGTCAAAATGAATGCGTCAACGAGACAAAAGTTGTCTGCGTTTATTGTCGATGTGAATTCAgttggcttgtctgtttgagcagctggctcagtgcaaagagaaataatgggaacttgttttttctgttttttttttccatgtgtttaatgaacatgaacaagttctttaaaaaaacatacttatggtaaaacttgaaaaatattaatttaaggtacatttagaacagatagaAATGTGTGATTAAGTTGCGATTAATcacgagttaactcatgacaacTCATGCGATTAATcgcaattaaatattttaattgaatgACAGCCCtagttaattcaattcaattcaattcaattttatttgtatagcgccaaatcacaatacaaatcatctcaaggcactttacaaaaactaaaactaaaaacccaacaattcccttatgagcaagcacttggcgacagtggagaggaaaaaactccctttaacggaagaaaaaaaaacctccagcagaaccgggctcagtttgggcggccatctgcctcgaccggttggggtgagtggatagagcagagagaaaagaacagcaacaataaacaacaaatagacactgcaggttggtgggaccagtaactgcacatcagcgatatacagctccaggaccagggacacctgcagaaggtacagagagagagggggagagagagagggagagagcacaaactaggggagagagagagcacaaggttagtgacattcaatggtggaatatacatgaggtgggaggagagaagagaggggaggggaggggaagggaaagggggggggggttagggtaggggagctcagtgcaccgatggtcctcgggcagtctaggcctatagcagcataactaagggatggttcagggttgcctgaagccagccctaactatatgctttgtcaaagaggaaggttttaagtctagccttaaaagtatagagagtgtctgtctcctgaacccagactgggagctggttccataggagaggagcttgataactaaaggctctgcctcccattctgcttttggaaactctgggaaccacaagtagacctgcactctgagagcgaagtggtctattgggataatatggtactatgaggtctttaaggtatgaaggagcttgattatgaagggatttgtatgtgagaagaaggattttaaattctattctatgttttacagggagccaatgaagagaagccaatataggagaaatatgatctctcttgctagttcctgtcaggactctggctgcggcattctggattaattggaggctttttatggagatattgggacatccagatagtaatgagttacagtaatctagccttgaggtaacaaatgcatggactagtttttctgcatcattttgagacaggatgttcctaatcttggaaatgttgcgcaggtgaaagaatgcagttctagagatttgttttgtgtgtgagttaaaggacatgtcctggtcaaaaataactccaaggttttttacagtagtgctagaggccagggttatgccatctagagtagctctaatttgagaaaagttatttctgagattttttggcccaaatataatgacttctgttttctccgagtttaaaagtaaaaagttactggtcatccaggcctttatgtcagttagacaggcttgaagtctggttaactggtttgtgttaacaggtttaatagatagatataactgagtgtcatctgcatagcagtggtaattaatagagtgcttcctaatgacatatcctaaaggaagcatgtacagtgtgaacagaatcggtcctagtacggagccttgtggaactccataactaacttaTATGCTTAAGTTATATGCTACTGTTTCCAGTTGTAAGTAAATAAGTGAGAGAAACAAATGGCACAGCTccaaatgaaaatggaaatgaacCATCTTAAGTTACTGAaacgagaaaacaaaacagtgtggCCGCTGAAAACTGGATTGCTTTAAGACGTTAAGTTTCTAAAAATGTGTCTCAACTGCAGCTGCAACGATTGATTAGCCAATTGACAgactttatagttttatttgtttttcaacttACAGCTTTAGATTATAGTTTCAGGGTCCAAAAATCAAATACCACATCAGTTGGAGCAATACTGAATGGAGCTTTCTTGTAGATCTcctaacagcagcagaaatgcagACAGTGTAACTGGCCCAGTGGCATATTTAAGTCATAATTGCTGCAATTGCTCTcaagcattttttttcaatattatcTATAGTAAGCAAATagtattatgtttttttctgtttgtgctaAATTCAGGTGTCAATAATTTAGAGTATGACATGATCAGCAGGCAGAGagcaagtgtgtgcatgtgtgtgtgtgtcttacacaACAATGTGGGAGAAGAGTGAATATAGCTAAAGCAAGAGTGAAGTACATATAGGCTGTTATTTATCTGCCCTGTTCCCAAAAGGGAATCCACAGCTCTGTGTAACTGCtctggaagttttttttttttttttttttaaaagcatgagtagaaaatcatttttactgTGATGACTGATAGGGAACATCAGAACTAGCAATTGCCACTTGACACTTCAGGTTAGAATctgcactgtttttaaaaagaaaatcagcttGGGCCTGAAACAATGAAAAGTCATTACTAGAGCTGTTATTTTAATGCATGCATAGTGTTCATTGTTGTGCCAAggaaacaagacagaaaacaaacaaaaagggtTAAAGGTGCACAGTGTGTATGCAGCCTATATAACAGGTGTGTAGGAGGATTAGGATATCTATTCAATATCTACTGAAGGTGTGGACCACAACACTGATCTAGCACTTAAGAGTTTTATAGTGACGACATCATGCTTGAGTCTACAATTCATCTAAAGTGTTCCTCCCACACACAGAACCCTTGAGATAACCTTTGCTTTGTTCAGTCCACATCCCGTGCAGTTCTTCTATCTACAGTATGCTTCTCTTTCCATGTTTAGAAAGGCATTTCCTCTCCTACATACACTATCCCTCTGGATCctagagagagaaaacaggaagactTGAATGACAGGAGGGAAGCAGTGGTTGTTTCTTAATGGGCTTCGTCCTGTTTGGCCAGAACAGGGATGCCAGGGGAGGATATTCAGTAGTCATGTGCATGTTTCttgtctgtgggtgtgtttttagATGTATTGGCAGGTACTCTGGCACTTATCTGCCAATAATTGCACAGAATTTTATCCACTTGTTCAAAAGGCAGCGatgagcattaaaaaaaaaaaaaaagtgtaaatgtgTGGTCACATGACGTGACTGGTACTGTGGTGACCATGGATGTTAAACCTTTTTCTCCAAATCTcgcaaaaatacaaacaattaaTTTAATCTACTGATAATTAAGGTCTggtatacagtaccagtcaaatgTTTTGGGCACACTATCTCATTCAAtggcttttatttgtttctattATTATCTACATTGTAGATAacgttacacacacacagacacacctacCCCTGTTTTCAGGCATGAGGGAGAGTACAGTGGCCATCACTTTTAAACCAAAACATAACCCTGTGTGGTTTGTCCAttttgggctactgtagaaacatgttggtgcaacatggctgcctccatgaatGGAGACCTGcccctatgtagatttaaaaggctcattctaagatttaaaaaatgcaacagtattttctggtgattcCTCACTagtgacaacatatttataaacaCTACATTCAATTTCTGCTAAATAAATCTCTTCTTTGCATTTCTCCCTTATGTTTTAAGTTTGAGAcatcaacaaaagaaaaagacgTGAGTGAAAGAAACATGGAGAATTTGCATGTTTTGCAGGAGAATTTACTAACTCTGGCTTTCACACCTGAGGGATACTGAACTcttctgtaagaaaaaaataactttggcaacctctctccctcctccacagGTGAGTTGTGCCTGTCAATCGTCACCTGTTTAATCTCCACAGATTTCTATACACTTGTCTGCCTCTCGTTTGCCACATTTGTCTCGTTCTCATTTTGTAAACTGATAGGTGTGAAATGTAGCAGCTTCTCAGACCTTTTCTGTGTCCAGATTCAAACAATGCCAAGTCATACAACAATGCACAATAGACAGAGCTGTTGCCAATATAACTCCAACGCTCACCAACTGGACTCCATCTCCTATACAGTTGATTCAAAAtttagaaagaagaaaaaagatgaaacagGCTCACTAATAATTTGAGAGGACCAAAAGAGACACCAAATGGTTTAGGAAAAAGGTTGTGGGCTGCACAGCTGAATAATTGGCTAAAGCACCTTATGAAACAAcaacttgaaaaataaatgtaacaaaCCAGAGACCACAATTAAGGTGAGTCAGGAATAGATGAAAATGTCAAGGTCTGAGTTATGAATGGATCATAGAAGGATGGCTGGAAAATAACTGGTCAAGGTTTAAATATGCTGATGTAATGTATTATGCATTTTTCTGCATGAATACCTAAGATTAGTATTAGGTTTTATagaactgaaaaaatattttaaaatggaaaaaaatagcAGCCTGTTTTTCCTAAACTTCCCATTCAAATGACAAGATTTTATGCCATCATTTGGGGTGAATATAGGTGTAATAGTGTGGCCTTTTTTATGGTTTGCTGCATGTCATCTGACTAAAGTTCCTAATTATATACATTTTGGCACATTTGAAGGTAGAAactcaaacacattcatttcatttaccAATAACAGTCATTACAGCTGCAGATATTTTTGAAGCTGCTTCTGCCAGCTGTGCACACCTGAATATAAATTCAAAGAGGTCACAAGCTTTCAAGCAGAAGTGAATTAAAAGTGCAGCAGAATTATTTTCACTATCGATTCATGTAGAACTTTTTAATTGAGTATACAAAATCATGTTTAAGATGTCAGGAAACAGTGGTTTGTCACATTTAATAAGCTGGACCCATAAAGTGTGTAATTTAAGGCTCAAACACATTTGTTGACTGACCAAAACAGCTCTAGTCTATTCAGTGGTATATGGTAAACATCGTTTTTAGgggatgttttttattttctcttcacctTGGAACAATATGACACAACACCTGGATGAACAGGGCTCAGTGTGGAGAATGACGAGATCACAGTCCCATAATGCACCTCCCGTACCGAGAGTGTGACCTCAAGCAGAGTGCCACTCTGGTTTTTCCCCAGTGACCATTCATTCAATTTGGTAAATGGCCAGGAAGCTGTACAAATGGCTGTCGTCCTGGCACTTTGTCCCATCTCTGCTGAGCTCAAGAGTAAACTTTGGCTCAAAATCTAGAGCAACTAGAAAGCATGCTCGTTTTTCAGTCTTATTAGGATTTATGTTCAACACAATTCTGTGATGAGACTGCACTTCAGCATTGGCAATGTAGCACTACTTCATTTTGGTTCCTACATTGAATGACAGACTTCTATATTTCTAGGCCTTTTTGGGAACTGTATTTCTTAGGCACTGTATTACTAAGCACCAAGTGACCTCTTTtagcacttttaaaaaaaccttAGTCATAATTATGACTTAATGTTTGCATGAGAGATACAATACCACTGTCTTGCCTGCATTTGATAAGTCTATTACAAGTAAAGATCTGTATTCAAAATGTTAAGTTCAAAAGTATTACTTTCAAAACATACTTGAAGCATCAAACGTATTTATTATACAGAATACCCATAGTAATGTCTCTTACAATACTGGGTTATAATTACTGGCATACTGCTGTATATCTCCCACTGGGAATCAACAGACTTCTATGAttacactgtattttgttttattaatctgATTTTGAAAAGTATATCATTTACACAGCATTTACACTTACACAGCAGCTTAGTTGATTTGCCCCTTGTGGACTACAATCAAAGGTTATCAAGAGAAACAGGCTacagcttcatttatttatttatttttgtctaaacccattttttaacatttttcagaGCATTCTTTAAACATACCACAGAGGTCCGGCAAATCAGCAAATATcacatccatgcacacacacacacacacacacacacacaccacgcaCAGTAATATGAAAAAGTTTGACTACCCATGAAAATAATCCACTGATATCAGTAATggttatatgtttttaatgtcataGTCATATGCATGTAGTAAATCTATTCATAAGATACAttcaaagacatgaaaataattttaaaaatgattataaGATCAAAATTCTGGGTTTTCATTAGGGTGGTATTAAACGTTTGCACACaactatatctatatatatctatatatctatatatctatatatatatatatatctatatatctatatatctatatatatatatatatatatatatatctatatatatatatatatatatatatatatatatatatatatatatatatatatatatatatatatatatgttcctCGCATCACACAGCATGCCTCATTCTTTCACCACCATCCTGACACGGTGGCATTTGATCAGCTTCCCCTGCTCCAACggtgaaaatattaaatttctCTGTGATTGCAGGACAAAATAAATCATGTAAGAGTTTATACAGGAGTGCAAAAGACACAACATTGTGTTGTGACAAAAATATGTACAGgttatttatatgttttctaTTAGCCAAAtgtgaacaataaaaaaaaaaaattaaaaaaaaatgttttactgtttttcaacaaacacagtgtgtctgtgcatgtg
Proteins encoded in this window:
- the kctd4 gene encoding BTB/POZ domain-containing protein KCTD4 → MEWNLRRMESELRHINPDLLQPSKSFKKPSSGTITLNVGGFLYTAHRTTLAKHQGSLLEELANGKKPVQHTDSMGNPFIDRDGPVFRHVLNYLRTGELQLPDDFREAGLLRREADFYRLSELVEAVVEWESQRAAQREPAFLEVTDSHERSQGLKVYCSDPAFIEKVKGRLVQISKSRLDGFPEEFVVSSNVIQFRHFIKSEPGSRLVLKEDSTFLCTLDCLKLETVMLALRSGFKLVTSLDSSKGSVVAAEALHFVK